In one window of Macrotis lagotis isolate mMagLag1 chromosome 5, bilby.v1.9.chrom.fasta, whole genome shotgun sequence DNA:
- the TMEM97 gene encoding sigma intracellular receptor 2 yields MGARGGARALEYLLGLYFVTHIPITLLFDVQPLLPPDLYPSELTDMLKWYIQAFKDPLMLNPPSWFKSFLLCEIVIQLPIFPFAAYAFFKGSCKWIRIPAIIYSVHTMTTLIPISAHILFENSTQGPKTFQDRLRLISIYAPYFFIPLILLFFMLWSPHYSTEEKRKKKTK; encoded by the exons ATGGGCGCGCGGGGCGGCGCGCGGGCGCTGGAGTACCTGCTGGGCCTCTACTTCGTGACGCACATCCCCATCACGCTGCTCTTCGACGTCCAGCCGCTGCTGCCGCCCGACCTGTACCCGAGCGAG TTGACAGACATGCTGAAGTGGTATATCCAAGCATTTAAAGATCCCCTGATGCTGAACCCTCCAAGTTGGTTCAAGTcgtttcttttatgtgagattgTGATCCAGCTGCCTATCTTTCCCTTTGCAGCATATGCCTTCTTCAAAG GAAGTTGCAAGTGGATCCGCATCCCTGCGATTATCTACTCAGTTCATACAATGACAACGTTAATTCCAATTAGTGCCCACATCCTGTTTGAGAATTCCACCCAAGGACCTAAAACATTCCAAGATCGCCTCCGCCTTATATCCATCTATGCCCCTTACTTCTTCATTCCACTTATACTCCTGTTTTTTATGCTTTGGAGTCCTCACTACAGCactgaagagaaaaggaagaagaaaacaaaataa
- the IFT20 gene encoding intraflagellar transport protein 20 homolog isoform X1, with product MAKDILGDAGLHFDELNKLRVLDPEVTQQTIELKEECKDFVDKIGQFQKIVGGLIELVDQLAKEAENEKMKAIGARNLLKSIAKQREAQQQQLQALIAEKKMQLERLLSNCSQMAVTRTCLSRSQDSRADRLSAVDSSVLSISDL from the exons ATGGCTAAAGACATCCTGGGCGATGCAGGCCTGCACTTTGATGAGCTGAACAAGCTTCGAGTGTTGGACCCTGAGGTGACTCAGCAGACCATAGAACTCAAGGAGGAATGCAAGGACTTTGTGGACA AAATCGGCCAGTTTCAGAAAATAGTAGGTGGCTTAATTGAGCTTGTTGACCAACTCGCAAAAGAAGCTGAAAATGAGAAGATGAAG GCAATCGGAGCACGTAACTTGCTTAAATCCATAGCAAAACAAAGAGAGGCCCAGCAACAGCAGCTCCAGGCTCTAATAGCAGAGAAGAAAATGCAGCTAGAAAG aCTCCTGTCCAATTGTAGCCAGATGGCAGTAACCAGGACCTGCCTGTCCAGAAGCCAGGACAGCAGGGCTGACCGTCTTTCCGCTGTGGACTCTTCTGTGTTGTCAATCTCTGACCTCTAG
- the IFT20 gene encoding intraflagellar transport protein 20 homolog isoform X2 translates to MAKDILGDAGLHFDELNKLRVLDPEVTQQTIELKEECKDFVDKIGQFQKIVGGLIELVDQLAKEAENEKMKAIGARNLLKSIAKQREAQQQQLQALIAEKKMQLERYRVEYEALCKVEAEQNEFIDQFIFQK, encoded by the exons ATGGCTAAAGACATCCTGGGCGATGCAGGCCTGCACTTTGATGAGCTGAACAAGCTTCGAGTGTTGGACCCTGAGGTGACTCAGCAGACCATAGAACTCAAGGAGGAATGCAAGGACTTTGTGGACA AAATCGGCCAGTTTCAGAAAATAGTAGGTGGCTTAATTGAGCTTGTTGACCAACTCGCAAAAGAAGCTGAAAATGAGAAGATGAAG GCAATCGGAGCACGTAACTTGCTTAAATCCATAGCAAAACAAAGAGAGGCCCAGCAACAGCAGCTCCAGGCTCTAATAGCAGAGAAGAAAATGCAGCTAGAAAG GTATCGGGTTGAATATGAAGCTTTGTGTAAAGTAGAAGCAGaacaaaatgaatttattgaccaatttatttttcagaaataa